Proteins from one Flammeovirgaceae bacterium genomic window:
- the uvrA gene encoding excinuclease ABC subunit UvrA, translated as MATASARKRKTKTNDIENIEVIGAREHNLKNISLSFPRNQLVVITGISGSGKSSLAFDTIYAEGQRRYMESFSAYARSFIGNLERPEVDKINGLSPVISIEQKTTSRNPRSTVGTVTEIYDFMRLLYARAGEAFSYISGEKMVRQSGDQILDAMMASFTGKKLVLLAPVVKGRKGHYRELFVQVRKSGYSKVRIDGEIQDIKPKMQVDRFKIHDIEIVVDRIVVSPGDRHRMAQSVDTALKEGKGALIAIDEKGTAHHYSKYLMDPTTGLSYDEPAPNNFSFNSPYGACPVCNGLGQIEEITEASIIPDKNLSISRGGILPLGGYRDIWIFKKVEALLKRHKAALSTPIKDIPKEVLKVLLYGDKVPVAVASVKYPGTEWNTKFEGIINFLQKQKDEGSEAIRKWVEDFTVVKTCPECGGARLKKESLHFLIDNTNISQLARLDINALKKWFDGLEGRLSAKQNAIAAEVLKEIRKRIGFLLDVGLDYLSLDRPLRTLSGGEAQRIRLATQIGTQLVGVLYILDEPSIGLHARDNVKLIKALKDLRDLGNSVIVVEHDKEMMLASDYIIDIGPGAGRHGGNVVAEGPPAAFVKTNSLTARYLKGKLKIDYGKKKRKPSGKKLSLLGARGNNLKEVDLEIPLGTFTCITGVSGSGKSTLVHDTLFPILNAHFYRSRATPLPYKKVDGLQHLDKVIEVDQSPIGRTPRSNPATYTGVFTDIRDLFAQLPEAKIRGYKPGRFSFNVKGGRCEACEGAGLRLIEMDFLPDIHVPCETCKGRRYNRETLEVRFKGKSISDVLNMTVEEAVAFFENQPRILRKIQTLGEVGLGYISLGQHATTLSGGEAQRVKLATELSKRDTGKTFYILDEPTTGLHFQDIGHLLDVLQRLVDKGNTVLVIEHNMDVIKSADHIVDLGPEGGEKGGRIIALGTPEEVANNPAGYTGKYLKAELG; from the coding sequence ATGGCAACAGCATCCGCCCGCAAAAGGAAAACCAAGACGAACGATATCGAAAACATTGAGGTAATAGGGGCCCGGGAACACAACCTGAAAAACATCAGCCTTTCTTTTCCCCGCAACCAACTTGTTGTCATTACCGGGATCAGCGGAAGCGGAAAGTCTTCCCTTGCCTTTGACACCATTTATGCCGAGGGGCAAAGAAGGTACATGGAGAGCTTCTCCGCCTATGCGCGCAGCTTTATTGGCAACCTGGAGCGGCCGGAAGTGGACAAGATAAACGGGCTTAGCCCGGTGATCTCCATAGAACAGAAAACCACTTCGCGAAACCCGCGCTCCACCGTGGGGACGGTGACCGAAATTTATGATTTCATGCGGCTGCTATATGCCCGGGCAGGGGAGGCTTTTTCCTATATTTCCGGTGAAAAAATGGTGCGCCAGTCCGGGGACCAGATACTGGATGCGATGATGGCTTCCTTTACAGGAAAAAAACTGGTCCTGTTGGCCCCGGTGGTAAAAGGGCGCAAGGGGCACTACCGGGAATTGTTTGTGCAGGTTAGGAAAAGTGGCTATTCCAAAGTGCGCATAGACGGGGAAATACAGGACATCAAGCCCAAAATGCAGGTAGACCGTTTCAAGATACACGATATTGAGATTGTGGTGGACAGGATCGTGGTCAGCCCCGGGGACCGCCACCGCATGGCCCAGTCGGTCGATACGGCCTTGAAGGAGGGCAAAGGGGCCTTGATTGCCATCGATGAAAAAGGGACGGCCCACCATTATTCAAAATACCTGATGGACCCTACAACAGGATTGTCCTATGACGAGCCGGCCCCCAACAATTTTTCGTTCAACTCCCCTTATGGGGCATGCCCGGTGTGCAATGGCCTGGGCCAAATTGAAGAGATCACGGAAGCGTCCATTATCCCGGACAAAAATTTAAGCATCAGCCGGGGCGGGATACTCCCCCTGGGCGGGTACCGCGATATATGGATTTTCAAAAAAGTGGAGGCCTTGCTCAAGCGCCACAAGGCCGCCCTCTCTACCCCCATTAAGGACATCCCCAAAGAAGTACTGAAAGTGTTGTTGTACGGTGACAAGGTGCCCGTGGCAGTGGCTTCCGTCAAGTACCCCGGCACGGAATGGAACACCAAATTTGAGGGGATCATTAACTTCCTGCAAAAGCAGAAAGACGAGGGGTCAGAGGCCATACGGAAATGGGTGGAAGACTTTACGGTGGTAAAAACTTGCCCCGAATGCGGGGGCGCGCGCCTGAAAAAAGAGTCGCTGCATTTCCTGATCGACAACACCAACATTTCGCAACTGGCAAGGCTGGACATAAATGCCCTGAAGAAATGGTTTGATGGCCTGGAAGGCAGGCTCAGCGCCAAACAAAACGCCATAGCAGCGGAAGTATTGAAAGAGATACGCAAACGCATTGGGTTCCTCCTTGATGTGGGGCTGGATTACCTCAGCCTCGACCGTCCGCTGCGCACGTTGAGCGGTGGCGAGGCCCAGCGCATAAGGCTGGCCACCCAAATAGGCACCCAGCTCGTTGGGGTCTTGTACATTTTGGACGAGCCCAGCATTGGCCTCCACGCCCGCGATAACGTGAAGCTGATCAAGGCGCTGAAGGACTTGCGCGACCTGGGGAACTCCGTAATTGTGGTGGAGCATGACAAGGAAATGATGTTGGCCAGCGATTACATTATTGACATTGGCCCCGGGGCAGGCCGCCATGGCGGCAACGTGGTGGCGGAAGGCCCACCTGCCGCCTTTGTAAAAACCAACAGCCTTACGGCCCGGTACCTGAAGGGAAAATTGAAAATAGACTATGGCAAAAAGAAAAGGAAACCATCGGGGAAAAAGCTTTCGTTGTTGGGGGCACGCGGCAACAACCTCAAAGAGGTTGATTTGGAAATCCCCCTGGGTACGTTCACTTGCATCACGGGCGTGTCGGGGAGCGGAAAGTCCACGCTGGTCCACGATACCCTCTTCCCTATTTTGAACGCGCATTTCTACCGGTCGAGGGCCACCCCCCTTCCGTATAAAAAGGTGGATGGGCTGCAACACCTCGACAAGGTGATAGAGGTGGACCAATCCCCCATTGGCAGGACCCCGCGGTCCAACCCGGCCACCTACACGGGGGTGTTTACGGATATCCGGGACCTGTTTGCCCAGTTGCCTGAGGCAAAAATACGGGGATATAAGCCGGGGCGGTTTTCCTTTAATGTGAAGGGGGGAAGGTGCGAGGCCTGCGAGGGGGCCGGCTTGCGGTTGATAGAAATGGATTTCCTGCCGGACATCCACGTGCCGTGCGAAACGTGCAAAGGGCGAAGGTACAACCGGGAGACCCTGGAGGTCAGGTTTAAGGGCAAGTCCATTTCCGATGTATTGAACATGACCGTTGAGGAGGCAGTGGCTTTTTTTGAAAACCAGCCCCGCATCCTCAGGAAAATCCAAACCTTGGGCGAAGTAGGGCTGGGGTACATCTCCCTGGGGCAGCACGCGACCACGCTCTCCGGTGGCGAGGCCCAACGGGTGAAGCTGGCCACGGAGCTTTCCAAGAGGGACACCGGCAAAACGTTTTATATCCTGGACGAGCCCACCACCGGCCTTCATTTCCAGGACATTGGCCATTTACTGGATGTCCTTCAACGGCTGGTGGACAAGGGCAATACGGTATTGGTGATCGAGCACAATATGGACGTGATCAAATCGGCAGACCATATCGTGGACCTGGGCCCCGAAGGGGGCGAAAAGGGGGGGCGTATCATTGCGTTGGGCACGCCCGAAGAGGTGGCCAACAACCCGGCCGGCTACACGGGCAAATACCTGAAAGCAGAGTTGGGCTAG
- a CDS encoding response regulator transcription factor has protein sequence MRALIVDDERLARKELIKLLEDHPSIEVVGEAMNADEAEQMVNDLNPDLLFLDIQMPGRTGFQLLESLDSAPLVVFTTAYDEFALKAFEVNALDYLLKPIHPERLSEAVHKINEKEKSRGGRSKDKKLGLDDQVFVKDGDRCWFVGLTNIRLFESDGNYIKVYFDNNRPMIHKSLNALDEKLDERAFFRASRKHIINLSWVEGIEPWFNGGLMVKLKGGDKVEVSRRQAAKFKDMMSL, from the coding sequence ATGAGAGCACTGATCGTTGATGACGAAAGATTGGCAAGGAAAGAGCTGATCAAACTTTTGGAAGACCATCCTTCCATAGAAGTAGTGGGCGAGGCCATGAATGCCGATGAGGCAGAGCAAATGGTAAACGACCTCAACCCCGACTTGCTGTTTTTGGACATTCAGATGCCCGGAAGGACAGGATTTCAATTGTTGGAGTCATTGGACTCCGCACCCCTGGTGGTATTTACCACGGCCTACGATGAGTTTGCCTTAAAGGCTTTTGAAGTAAACGCCCTGGATTACCTGCTTAAGCCCATCCACCCCGAGCGGTTGTCGGAGGCCGTCCATAAAATAAACGAAAAGGAGAAATCGAGGGGGGGCAGGTCCAAAGACAAAAAACTTGGCCTTGACGACCAGGTGTTTGTAAAAGACGGGGACCGCTGCTGGTTTGTTGGGCTTACCAATATCAGGCTGTTTGAGTCGGACGGCAATTACATCAAAGTGTATTTTGACAACAACCGCCCCATGATCCATAAATCGCTGAATGCACTGGACGAAAAGCTTGACGAGCGCGCCTTCTTCAGGGCCAGCCGCAAGCATATCATCAACCTGAGTTGGGTGGAGGGGATCGAGCCGTGGTTCAATGGCGGGCTGATGGTAAAGTTAAAGGGCGGGGACAAGGTGGAAGTGAGCCGAAGGCAGGCGGCCAAATTTAAGGACATGATGTCGCTGTAG
- a CDS encoding histidine kinase: MLNKQKLYWSLQLGGWAFYAIVQIAASVIAAEGLGISTQRIIFFGYEAVFCLLLTHGYRHFINEWRWLGLGMPRLIPKVIVTVCGLGAIMYFLRIPISFPLRMYSKEVAFDPENIFWGSLYYVIIFFLWSILYFIYNYFERYNKSLKLEAYAREIELNNLKSQLNPHFIFNALNSVRALVDENPEKSKLAINQLSSILRNSLVADKRGLTRFKEELKVVKDYLGLESIRFEERLRTEFIIDPLSTDFLVPPLMIQTLVENGIKHGISRLTEGGLIQIKTVVEKNILSIQIRNSGRYINGIKRTTGGLGLENTKQRLKLIYGGSASFRILTENDSFVLTEIKIPQVNSI, from the coding sequence ATGCTCAACAAACAAAAACTATATTGGAGCCTACAGTTAGGCGGCTGGGCCTTTTACGCCATCGTGCAGATAGCGGCCAGCGTGATTGCCGCTGAGGGCCTGGGGATAAGCACCCAGCGCATCATTTTTTTTGGATATGAAGCGGTGTTTTGCCTGCTCCTGACGCACGGCTACCGTCACTTCATCAACGAGTGGAGGTGGTTGGGCCTGGGGATGCCCCGGCTTATACCCAAGGTCATTGTAACGGTGTGCGGGCTTGGCGCAATCATGTATTTTTTGCGGATACCCATTTCCTTTCCGTTGCGCATGTACAGTAAGGAGGTGGCGTTTGACCCCGAAAATATATTTTGGGGGTCGCTGTATTACGTGATCATTTTTTTCCTGTGGTCAATATTGTATTTTATCTATAATTATTTTGAGCGCTACAACAAATCCCTGAAACTGGAGGCCTATGCCAGGGAAATTGAGTTAAACAACCTCAAGTCGCAATTAAACCCCCATTTTATTTTCAACGCGCTGAACAGCGTGCGGGCACTGGTGGACGAAAACCCTGAAAAGTCAAAGCTGGCGATCAACCAGCTCTCAAGCATCCTTCGCAACTCCCTGGTGGCGGACAAGCGGGGCCTTACCCGGTTTAAGGAAGAATTGAAAGTGGTAAAAGACTACCTGGGGCTGGAGAGCATTCGTTTTGAAGAGCGGCTGCGGACGGAATTTATCATTGACCCGCTCTCCACCGACTTTTTGGTGCCCCCCCTGATGATCCAGACCCTGGTGGAAAACGGCATCAAGCACGGGATATCGCGCCTCACGGAAGGCGGCCTGATCCAAATCAAAACGGTAGTGGAAAAAAACATCCTCAGCATTCAGATCCGGAACAGCGGGCGGTACATAAATGGCATAAAAAGGACTACAGGCGGTTTGGGCCTTGAAAACACCAAGCAGCGGCTAAAACTTATCTATGGAGGTTCTGCCTCTTTTAGAATTTTGACAGAAAACGATAGTTTTGTACTTACCGAAATAAAAATACCTCAGGTAAATTCGATATGA